One region of Mycolicibacterium lutetiense genomic DNA includes:
- the lysS gene encoding lysine--tRNA ligase, whose amino-acid sequence MSPADRDDASQSQADLPEQFRIRQAKRERLLAEGREPYPVTVPRTHSLSELRSAYPDLAADTQTGVLVGVAGRVVFARNSGKLCFATLQEGDGTQLQAMISLAQVGQESLDAWKADVDLGDIVFVHGEVISSKRGELSVLADSWQIAAKALRPLPVAHKEMSEEARVRQRYVDLIVRPEARSVARQRVAVVRAVRSALERRGFLEVETPMLQTLAGGAAARPFITHSNALDVDLYLRIAPELFLKRCIVGGFDRVFELNRNFRNEGVDSTHSPEFSMLETYQAYGDYNDSAVVTRELIQEVADEAIGTREVPLPDGTIYDLDGQWDTLEMYPSLSEALGEEITPETSVDHLWRIADRLEVEIPRDRGYGHGKLVEELWEHTVGEKLWAPTFVRDFPVETSPLTRAHRSIPGVTEKWDLYIRRFELATGYSELVDPVIQRERFEAQARAAAAGDDEAMVLDDDFLAALEYAMPPTTGTGMGIDRLLMALTGLSIRETVLFPIVRRHSN is encoded by the coding sequence GTGAGCCCCGCCGATCGCGACGACGCGTCCCAGTCCCAGGCCGACCTTCCTGAACAGTTCCGGATTCGTCAGGCCAAGCGGGAGCGGCTGCTGGCCGAGGGCCGTGAACCCTATCCGGTGACCGTTCCGCGTACACACTCTCTGTCTGAACTGCGCAGCGCCTATCCGGACCTAGCCGCCGATACGCAGACCGGCGTGCTGGTCGGCGTCGCGGGCCGGGTGGTATTCGCCCGCAATTCGGGCAAGTTGTGCTTCGCGACGTTGCAGGAGGGTGACGGTACGCAGCTGCAGGCGATGATCAGCCTGGCCCAGGTCGGGCAGGAGTCGCTCGATGCGTGGAAGGCCGACGTTGACCTCGGCGACATCGTGTTCGTCCACGGTGAGGTGATCAGCTCCAAGCGTGGTGAACTCTCGGTGCTCGCCGATTCGTGGCAGATAGCGGCCAAGGCATTACGCCCGCTGCCTGTTGCTCACAAAGAAATGAGCGAAGAAGCGCGAGTACGTCAGCGCTATGTGGATCTCATCGTGCGTCCGGAAGCGCGCAGTGTTGCGCGGCAACGGGTGGCGGTGGTGCGGGCGGTGCGATCGGCATTGGAACGCCGGGGCTTCCTCGAGGTCGAGACTCCCATGCTGCAGACCCTGGCCGGCGGAGCGGCGGCCCGGCCGTTCATCACGCACTCGAATGCGCTCGATGTGGATCTGTATCTGCGGATCGCGCCGGAACTGTTCCTCAAGCGCTGCATCGTCGGCGGTTTTGACCGGGTTTTCGAGCTGAATCGGAACTTCCGGAACGAAGGCGTTGATTCCACGCACTCACCGGAATTTTCGATGTTGGAGACATACCAGGCCTACGGTGACTACAACGATTCGGCGGTAGTCACGCGCGAACTTATTCAAGAGGTTGCCGACGAGGCGATCGGAACTCGTGAAGTGCCATTGCCTGATGGCACTATCTACGATCTCGACGGGCAATGGGACACATTGGAAATGTATCCCTCGCTGTCGGAGGCGCTCGGTGAGGAGATCACACCGGAGACGTCGGTCGACCACCTGTGGCGTATTGCCGATCGGCTAGAGGTCGAGATTCCGCGCGACCGCGGCTACGGGCACGGTAAATTGGTCGAAGAACTCTGGGAGCACACCGTCGGTGAAAAGTTGTGGGCACCAACATTCGTCCGTGACTTCCCGGTGGAGACGTCGCCGCTGACTCGGGCTCACCGCAGCATTCCCGGGGTGACCGAGAAATGGGACCTCTACATAAGGCGTTTCGAGCTCGCTACCGGATATTCCGAACTCGTCGACCCGGTAATCCAACGTGAGCGATTCGAGGCCCAGGCCCGCGCGGCCGCCGCAGGCGATGACGAGGCAATGGTTCTCGACGACGATTTCCTTGCCGCATTGGAGTACGCGATGCCGCCCACGACCGGCACCGGAATGGGTATCGATCGCCTGTTGATGGCGTTGACGGGGTTGTCTATTAGGGAGACGGTTTTGTTCCCGATTGTTCGTCGTCACAGTAACTGA
- the lsr2 gene encoding histone-like nucleoid-structuring protein Lsr2 gives MAKKVTVTLVDDFDGEATADETVEFGLDGVTYEIDLSSKNATKLRNDLKQWVEAGRRVGGRRRGRAAGPVRGRGAIDREQSAAIREWARRNGHNVSTRGRIPADVIDAFHAAT, from the coding sequence ATGGCGAAGAAAGTGACCGTAACGCTGGTCGACGATTTCGATGGTGAAGCCACTGCCGACGAGACAGTTGAATTCGGCCTCGATGGTGTCACCTATGAGATCGACCTTTCCTCCAAAAACGCAACCAAGCTCCGTAACGATCTGAAGCAGTGGGTGGAGGCCGGGCGCAGGGTCGGTGGGCGTCGGCGCGGCCGGGCGGCCGGGCCGGTCCGTGGCCGCGGGGCCATCGATCGCGAGCAGAGTGCCGCCATCCGCGAATGGGCCCGCCGGAACGGCCACAACGTCTCGACGCGGGGCCGCATCCCGGCCGACGTCATCGATGCATTCCACGCCGCAACATAA
- the clpC1 gene encoding ATP-dependent protease ATP-binding subunit ClpC — MFERFTDRARRVVVLAQEEARMLNHNYIGTEHILLGLIHEGEGVAAKSLESLGISLEGVRSQVEEIIGQGQQAPSGHIPFTPRAKKVLELSLREALQLGHNYIGTEHILLGLIREGEGVAAQVLVKLGAELTRVRQQVIQLLSGYQGKESAEAGTGGRGGESGNPSTSLVLDQFGRNLTAAAMEGKLDPVIGREKEIERVMQVLSRRTKNNPVLIGEPGVGKTAVVEGLAQAIVHGEVPETLKDKQLYTLDLGSLVAGSRYRGDFEERLKKVLKEINTRGDIILFIDELHTLVGAGAAEGAIDAASILKPKLARGELQTIGATTLDEYRKYIEKDAALERRFQPVQVGEPTVEHTIEILKGLRDRYEAHHRVSITDGALVAAATLADRYINDRFLPDKAIDLIDEAGARMRIRRMTAPPDLREFDEKIADARREKESAIDAQDFEKAASLRDTEKTLVAQRAEREKQWRSGDLDVVAEVDDEQIAEVLGNWTGIPVFKLTEEETTRLLRMEDELHKRIIGQEDAVKAVSKAIRRTRAGLKDPKRPSGSFIFAGPSGVGKTELSKALANFLFGDDDALIQIDMGEFHDRFTASRLFGAPPGYVGYEEGGQLTEKVRRKPFSVVLFDEIEKAHQEIYNSLLQVLEDGRLTDGQGRTVDFKNTVLIFTSNLGTSDISKAVGLGFTQGGGENNYERMKQKVNDELKKHFRPEFLNRIDDIIVFHQLTQDEIIQMVDLMIGRVGNQLKAKDMAMELTDKAKSLLAKRGFDPVLGARPLRRTIQREIEDQLSEKILFEEIGPGQLITVDVEGWDGEGAGEDAKFTFSGAPKSAGSDGPDLAKAGATAE; from the coding sequence ATGTTTGAGAGATTCACCGACCGTGCCCGCAGGGTCGTCGTCCTGGCGCAAGAAGAAGCCCGGATGCTCAACCACAACTACATCGGGACCGAGCACATCCTGTTGGGTCTTATCCACGAAGGCGAGGGCGTAGCCGCCAAGTCGCTGGAGTCGTTGGGTATCTCGCTGGAAGGCGTGCGCAGCCAGGTCGAGGAGATCATCGGCCAGGGCCAGCAGGCGCCGTCCGGTCACATCCCCTTCACCCCGCGTGCCAAGAAGGTGCTGGAGCTGTCCCTGCGCGAGGCGTTGCAGCTCGGCCACAACTACATCGGCACCGAGCACATTCTGCTCGGCCTGATTCGTGAGGGCGAGGGCGTGGCCGCGCAGGTGCTGGTCAAGCTCGGCGCCGAGCTGACCCGAGTGCGCCAGCAGGTCATCCAGCTGCTGAGTGGCTACCAGGGCAAGGAGTCCGCCGAGGCCGGTACCGGTGGCCGTGGCGGCGAGTCCGGCAACCCGTCCACCTCTCTGGTGCTCGACCAGTTCGGCCGCAACCTGACCGCCGCCGCGATGGAAGGCAAGCTCGATCCGGTCATCGGCCGCGAGAAGGAAATCGAGCGGGTCATGCAGGTGCTGTCCCGCCGCACCAAGAACAACCCGGTGCTGATCGGCGAGCCAGGCGTCGGCAAGACCGCCGTGGTCGAGGGCCTGGCGCAGGCCATCGTGCACGGCGAGGTGCCCGAGACGCTCAAGGACAAGCAGCTCTACACCCTTGATCTCGGTTCTCTGGTGGCCGGTAGCCGCTACCGCGGTGATTTCGAGGAGCGCCTGAAGAAGGTGCTCAAGGAGATCAACACCCGCGGCGACATCATCCTGTTCATCGACGAGTTGCACACGCTGGTGGGTGCCGGAGCTGCCGAAGGTGCCATCGACGCCGCGTCGATCCTGAAGCCGAAGCTGGCCCGTGGCGAGCTGCAGACGATCGGCGCCACCACCCTCGACGAGTACCGCAAGTACATCGAGAAGGACGCCGCCCTGGAGCGCCGGTTCCAGCCGGTCCAGGTGGGTGAGCCGACGGTCGAGCACACCATCGAGATCCTCAAGGGTCTGCGCGATCGCTACGAGGCGCATCACCGCGTCTCGATCACCGATGGCGCCCTGGTGGCCGCGGCCACCCTGGCCGACCGCTACATCAACGACCGGTTCCTGCCGGACAAGGCGATCGACCTGATCGACGAGGCCGGCGCCCGGATGCGCATCCGCCGGATGACCGCTCCGCCGGACCTGCGCGAGTTCGACGAGAAGATCGCCGACGCGCGCCGGGAGAAGGAGTCCGCGATCGACGCGCAGGACTTCGAGAAGGCGGCCAGCCTTCGCGATACCGAGAAGACTCTGGTGGCTCAGCGTGCCGAGCGTGAAAAGCAGTGGCGCTCAGGCGATCTCGATGTGGTAGCCGAGGTCGATGATGAGCAGATCGCCGAGGTGCTGGGTAACTGGACCGGTATCCCGGTGTTCAAGCTGACCGAGGAGGAGACCACTCGGCTGCTGCGCATGGAGGACGAGCTGCACAAGCGGATCATCGGGCAGGAGGATGCCGTCAAGGCTGTCTCCAAGGCCATCCGCCGCACCCGTGCCGGCCTGAAGGACCCGAAGCGTCCGTCCGGTTCGTTCATCTTCGCCGGCCCGTCCGGTGTCGGTAAGACCGAGCTGTCCAAGGCGCTGGCCAACTTCCTGTTCGGTGACGACGATGCGCTCATCCAGATCGACATGGGCGAGTTCCACGACCGCTTCACCGCGTCGCGGCTGTTCGGTGCCCCTCCGGGCTACGTCGGCTACGAAGAGGGCGGCCAGCTCACCGAGAAGGTGCGCCGCAAGCCGTTCTCGGTGGTGCTGTTCGACGAGATCGAGAAGGCACACCAGGAGATCTACAACAGCCTGTTGCAGGTCCTGGAAGACGGTCGCCTCACCGACGGTCAGGGCCGCACGGTCGACTTCAAGAACACCGTGCTGATCTTCACCTCGAACCTGGGCACCTCCGATATCTCGAAGGCTGTCGGGCTGGGCTTCACCCAGGGTGGTGGCGAGAACAACTACGAGCGGATGAAGCAGAAGGTCAACGACGAGCTCAAGAAGCACTTCCGGCCTGAGTTCCTCAACCGCATCGATGACATCATCGTGTTCCACCAGCTGACGCAGGACGAGATCATCCAGATGGTCGACCTGATGATCGGCCGGGTCGGAAACCAGCTCAAGGCCAAGGACATGGCCATGGAGCTGACCGACAAGGCCAAGTCCCTGCTGGCCAAGCGCGGCTTCGATCCGGTGCTGGGTGCCCGCCCGCTGCGGCGCACCATCCAGCGTGAGATCGAGGACCAGCTCTCCGAGAAGATCCTCTTCGAGGAGATCGGCCCCGGTCAGCTGATCACGGTCGATGTCGAGGGCTGGGACGGCGAAGGTGCCGGCGAGGATGCGAAGTTCACATTCTCCGGTGCGCCCAAGTCGGCCGGCTCTGACGGTCCGGATCTGGCCAAGGCCGGAGCCACCGCGGAATAA
- a CDS encoding CbtB domain-containing protein, which yields MTSTDAGTVHARPINLSATKAVLWLTLTAFVALLALYFVGMDQGATSVFGNNTYVHEFVHDARHLLGFPCH from the coding sequence ATGACTTCCACTGATGCAGGCACGGTCCACGCCCGGCCGATCAATCTGTCGGCGACCAAGGCGGTGCTCTGGCTGACCTTGACGGCATTCGTCGCGCTGCTGGCGCTCTATTTCGTCGGAATGGACCAGGGTGCGACGTCGGTGTTCGGCAACAACACCTATGTGCACGAGTTCGTGCACGACGCACGGCACCTGCTCGGTTTCCCCTGCCACTGA
- a CDS encoding CbtA family protein: MERQLIGRGILAGALAGVLAFLWAKLLIEPVIGRAIDFENGVGAAHEAAEHAPAGHSHGGESAEVFTRGVQSNIGMGLGVLIFSVAMGALLAVVFCVVYGRVNLSARALAALTAGGMLVSLWIVPALKYPPNPPAVSLDETIQQRTLLYLLLVVLSAGLFVGSVLLARRLTPKLGVWNATLIGAADYVVSMAVVFLILPGIHETPSTFPAGDLYDFRLYSLGTQVVIWATIGLVFGALAAKVLDEKKQSVSA, encoded by the coding sequence ATGGAGAGACAACTGATCGGGCGCGGCATTCTGGCCGGCGCCCTCGCCGGCGTGCTCGCATTCCTCTGGGCGAAGCTGCTGATCGAACCGGTCATCGGTCGAGCGATCGACTTCGAGAACGGTGTCGGTGCGGCGCATGAGGCTGCCGAACACGCACCTGCCGGGCATTCTCACGGCGGGGAGAGCGCCGAGGTGTTCACCCGCGGCGTGCAATCCAACATCGGCATGGGCCTTGGCGTCCTGATCTTCAGCGTGGCTATGGGCGCGCTGCTGGCCGTCGTGTTCTGCGTGGTGTACGGCCGGGTCAACCTGTCCGCGCGGGCGCTGGCCGCCCTCACCGCCGGCGGCATGCTGGTCTCGCTGTGGATCGTCCCGGCGCTGAAATATCCGCCCAATCCGCCTGCGGTCAGCCTGGACGAGACCATCCAGCAGCGGACCCTGCTGTACCTGCTGTTGGTGGTGTTGTCGGCCGGGTTGTTCGTGGGCTCGGTGCTGCTGGCACGTCGACTCACGCCGAAGCTGGGGGTCTGGAACGCCACCTTGATCGGGGCCGCGGACTACGTGGTGTCGATGGCCGTGGTCTTCCTGATCCTGCCGGGCATCCACGAGACCCCGTCGACGTTCCCGGCCGGCGACCTCTACGACTTCCGGCTGTACTCCTTGGGCACCCAGGTGGTGATCTGGGCGACGATCGGGCTGGTGTTCGGTGCCCTGGCGGCCAAGGTTCTTGATGAGAAGAAGCAGTCCGTCAGCGCGTGA
- a CDS encoding histidine phosphatase family protein has product MSEVVRLTLVSHAMTDATAAGRFPTDEPLNQLGHRQADATVELGVVDTAYCGPEKRARQTAELLGLSAVVEPRLADLDFGGWRGGVLSRVQPADLAVWLTDPTRAPHGGESVVDLVRRVHGWMDSLASERGRIVAVTHPAVIRAAILVALDAPPKSFWRIDIAPMSRTVMHLRGQAWTLRSS; this is encoded by the coding sequence ATGAGTGAGGTCGTCCGGCTGACGTTGGTGTCACATGCGATGACCGACGCCACGGCGGCCGGACGATTCCCCACCGACGAACCGCTCAACCAGCTGGGCCATCGGCAAGCCGATGCGACCGTCGAACTGGGCGTCGTCGACACCGCGTACTGCGGTCCGGAGAAACGGGCCCGTCAGACCGCCGAACTGCTGGGCTTGTCGGCGGTGGTCGAACCCCGACTCGCCGATCTGGATTTCGGGGGCTGGCGTGGCGGTGTGCTGAGCCGGGTACAGCCTGCTGACCTGGCGGTCTGGCTGACCGATCCGACCCGGGCGCCGCACGGCGGCGAATCCGTGGTCGATCTCGTCAGGCGGGTCCACGGCTGGATGGACAGCCTGGCCTCGGAGCGGGGGCGCATCGTGGCGGTGACCCACCCGGCGGTGATCCGGGCGGCGATCCTCGTCGCATTGGATGCCCCGCCGAAATCGTTCTGGCGCATCGACATCGCGCCGATGAGCCGGACCGTGATGCACTTGCGCGGTCAGGCCTGGACGTTGCGGAGCAGTTAG
- a CDS encoding serine hydrolase, producing MQGPLPRRSRGRTLHRAVGLTAIAAVAATLASGCATSVAPAAEVSYGAHIDTITPPGLRARQTMDMLNSDWPIGPIGVRTLAVPDKVDLVGTKMDSIWWDRPFKVTSVDIGAAQATLHVLNSYNVAQDIGLRTADNGLVDRFDVTLVPPKIDTWSDIDTELTKSGARYSYRVSKVVDGKCEQVAGTNTDMSLPLASIFKLYVLLAVSDAVKAGTLSWDDHLTITKEGKKLGSAGLDKLPPGALITVRTAAQQMISASDNMATDLLIGRMGPAAVERALVTAGHHDPASMTPFPTMHEVFSVGWGEPNLRDQWKTASPADRVALLQQTNSRPYEPDPYRTHTPASNDGLEWFASAADICRVHAALQASAYGAAAPVKDILSALPGIDPDPAKWRYIGAKGGNLPGDLTFSWYAVDYTGQPWVFSFQLNWPTFRSPTAAGWLLQIAKRAFAMAPVG from the coding sequence TTGCAGGGCCCGCTGCCCAGGCGTAGCCGCGGCCGGACGCTGCACCGCGCGGTCGGCCTGACGGCCATCGCGGCGGTCGCCGCGACCCTGGCCAGTGGCTGTGCAACGAGCGTCGCGCCAGCGGCCGAAGTGTCCTACGGCGCACACATCGACACCATCACCCCACCGGGTCTGCGGGCCAGGCAGACGATGGACATGCTCAACTCCGACTGGCCGATCGGTCCCATCGGTGTTCGCACGCTGGCCGTCCCCGACAAGGTCGACCTGGTGGGCACCAAGATGGACTCGATCTGGTGGGATCGACCGTTCAAGGTCACCTCGGTCGACATCGGGGCCGCGCAGGCGACGTTGCACGTGCTGAACTCCTACAACGTGGCCCAGGACATCGGACTGCGGACGGCGGACAACGGACTCGTCGACCGCTTCGACGTCACACTGGTGCCGCCGAAGATCGACACGTGGTCCGATATCGACACCGAGCTGACCAAGTCGGGCGCGCGCTACTCCTACCGCGTGTCCAAAGTGGTCGACGGCAAGTGCGAGCAGGTTGCCGGCACCAACACCGACATGTCACTGCCGCTGGCTTCGATCTTCAAACTCTATGTACTGCTTGCAGTTTCGGACGCAGTCAAGGCCGGCACCCTCAGCTGGGACGATCACCTCACGATCACCAAAGAAGGCAAGAAGCTCGGCTCCGCCGGGTTGGACAAGCTGCCCCCCGGCGCTCTGATCACGGTGCGGACCGCCGCCCAGCAGATGATCTCGGCCAGCGACAACATGGCCACCGACCTGCTGATCGGCCGGATGGGCCCGGCTGCGGTGGAACGCGCACTGGTGACCGCGGGGCACCACGATCCCGCCAGCATGACTCCGTTCCCGACCATGCACGAGGTGTTCTCGGTCGGCTGGGGTGAACCCAACCTTCGCGACCAGTGGAAGACCGCCTCCCCCGCTGACCGGGTGGCACTGCTCCAGCAGACCAATTCCCGTCCCTACGAACCGGATCCGTACCGTACCCACACGCCGGCCTCCAACGACGGCCTCGAGTGGTTCGCCAGCGCCGCCGACATCTGCCGGGTGCACGCAGCGCTGCAGGCCTCGGCCTACGGCGCCGCCGCACCGGTGAAGGACATCCTCTCGGCGTTGCCCGGGATCGACCCGGATCCGGCGAAGTGGCGCTACATCGGCGCCAAGGGTGGCAACCTGCCCGGCGATCTCACCTTCAGCTGGTACGCGGTGGACTACACCGGACAGCCGTGGGTGTTCAGTTTTCAGCTGAACTGGCCGACGTTCCGGAGCCCCACTGCCGCGGGATGGTTACTGCAGATCGCCAAGCGGGCGTTCGCCATGGCGCCGGTGGGCTAA
- a CDS encoding antibiotic biosynthesis monooxygenase family protein, with translation MPVVKINAIEVPPNAGPELEKRFANRAHSVDNQPGFLGFQLLRPVKGEDRYFVVTQWETEEAFQAWATGRAAEAHKGEHANPVATGASLLEFEVVLDVAGPAAQA, from the coding sequence ATGCCCGTCGTGAAGATCAACGCCATCGAGGTACCGCCCAACGCCGGCCCGGAACTGGAGAAGCGCTTCGCCAACCGCGCACACTCCGTCGACAACCAGCCCGGATTCCTGGGCTTCCAACTGCTGCGTCCGGTCAAGGGCGAAGACCGCTACTTCGTGGTGACGCAGTGGGAAACCGAGGAAGCCTTCCAGGCTTGGGCCACGGGCCGCGCTGCCGAGGCACACAAGGGCGAGCACGCAAACCCGGTGGCCACCGGCGCATCGTTGCTGGAGTTCGAGGTTGTGCTGGACGTTGCAGGGCCCGCTGCCCAGGCGTAG
- a CDS encoding alpha/beta fold hydrolase, translating into MVTDLLTHRGGRGEPIVLVHGLMGRGSTWSRQLPWLTALGEVYTYDAPWHRGRDVVDPYPISTERFVADLGEAVAGLGRPVILVGHSMGALHSWCLAAARPELVKAVVVEDMAPDFVGRTTGPWEPWVHALPVEFGSAQEVFDEFGPVAGQYFLEAFDRTATGWRLHGYPQWWLDIAAQWGTRDYWQQWRDVGVPTLLMEADNSVAPPGQMRRMAEIGQDTRYLHVPGAGHLIHDDAPEVYREAVSEFLATLA; encoded by the coding sequence ATGGTCACAGATCTGCTCACCCACCGAGGGGGCCGCGGGGAGCCCATCGTCCTGGTGCACGGCCTGATGGGTCGAGGCAGCACCTGGTCACGACAATTGCCGTGGTTGACCGCGTTGGGGGAGGTGTACACCTACGACGCGCCGTGGCACCGCGGGCGCGATGTGGTCGATCCGTATCCGATCAGCACCGAGCGTTTCGTCGCGGATCTGGGTGAGGCCGTGGCCGGGCTCGGTCGGCCGGTGATCCTGGTGGGGCATTCCATGGGGGCGTTGCATTCCTGGTGTCTGGCCGCGGCTCGCCCGGAACTGGTCAAGGCGGTGGTGGTGGAGGACATGGCCCCCGACTTCGTGGGACGCACCACCGGGCCGTGGGAGCCGTGGGTGCATGCGCTTCCGGTCGAGTTCGGTTCGGCTCAAGAGGTTTTCGACGAGTTCGGCCCGGTCGCGGGCCAGTATTTCCTGGAGGCCTTCGACCGCACGGCTACCGGTTGGCGTTTGCACGGGTACCCGCAGTGGTGGCTGGACATCGCTGCCCAGTGGGGAACGCGGGACTACTGGCAGCAGTGGCGCGATGTCGGGGTGCCGACCTTGCTGATGGAGGCCGACAATTCGGTGGCACCTCCCGGGCAGATGCGCCGAATGGCCGAAATCGGTCAGGACACCCGGTATCTGCACGTGCCTGGTGCGGGTCACCTGATCCACGACGACGCACCCGAGGTGTACCGCGAAGCCGTGTCGGAATTTCTAGCGACGCTCGCCTAG
- a CDS encoding helix-turn-helix domain-containing protein, whose product MLRSVSTLVLDGLAIFEFGVICEVFGIDRSADGAPNFDFKVCGPEPGKPLRTSVGATLTPEYGLDALQGADLVAIPAIGGTDYLPEALEAVRAAADAGSIILTVCSGAFLAGAAGLLDGRPCTTHWMHADDLARRYPTAHVDRNVLFVDDGNLITSAGTAAGIDACLHLVRRELGSEVTNKIARRMVVPPQRDGGQRQFIDQPIPVRCSEGFAPHLDWIMSNLDQPHTVTTLARRSAMSTRTFARRFVEETGTTPMQWITDQRVLYARRLLEATDLDVDRIAGQAGFGTATLLRHHFRRVIGVTPSDYRRQFSCGADETEETA is encoded by the coding sequence ATGCTGAGAAGCGTCTCCACGCTGGTGCTCGATGGCTTGGCGATTTTCGAGTTCGGGGTCATCTGTGAGGTTTTCGGGATCGATCGGTCCGCGGACGGGGCGCCGAACTTCGACTTCAAGGTGTGCGGGCCCGAGCCGGGGAAGCCGCTGCGGACATCCGTCGGGGCGACGCTGACCCCCGAATACGGACTGGACGCACTTCAGGGGGCGGACCTGGTCGCGATCCCCGCGATAGGTGGCACGGACTACCTGCCCGAGGCGCTGGAGGCCGTGCGTGCCGCCGCCGACGCGGGATCGATCATCCTGACCGTGTGCTCGGGTGCGTTCCTGGCCGGCGCGGCCGGCCTGCTGGACGGAAGGCCGTGCACCACGCACTGGATGCACGCCGACGACCTGGCCCGCAGATATCCCACTGCCCATGTCGATCGCAACGTGCTGTTCGTCGACGACGGCAATCTGATCACCAGCGCGGGCACCGCGGCGGGCATCGATGCGTGCCTGCACCTGGTTCGCCGTGAACTCGGCAGCGAGGTGACCAACAAGATCGCCCGGCGCATGGTGGTCCCGCCGCAGCGCGACGGCGGGCAGCGTCAGTTCATCGACCAGCCGATCCCGGTGAGGTGTTCGGAAGGGTTTGCGCCGCACCTGGATTGGATCATGAGCAACCTGGATCAGCCGCACACTGTGACGACTCTGGCCAGACGGTCTGCGATGTCCACGCGTACCTTCGCCCGCCGGTTCGTCGAGGAGACCGGGACCACGCCGATGCAGTGGATCACTGATCAGCGGGTGCTCTATGCGCGCAGACTGCTCGAAGCGACGGATCTGGATGTCGACCGGATTGCCGGGCAGGCCGGGTTCGGCACCGCGACGCTGCTACGCCATCACTTCCGCCGGGTCATCGGAGTGACGCCCTCGGACTACCGACGTCAATTCTCCTGCGGTGCAGACGAAACCGAAGAGACGGCGTGA
- a CDS encoding HhH-GPD family protein, producing the protein MSIDPEVLIDWYESAQRDLPWRRPGVSAWQILVSEFMLQQTPVSRVEPIWLAWIERWPTPSATAAAGSAEVLRAWGKLGYPRRAKRLHECAVTIAGEYGDEVPTDVETLLTLPGIGAYTARAVACFAYSASVPVVDTNVRRVVTRVLHGQADAPARARDLDDVAALLPADATAPIFSAALMELGATVCTARAPQCGTCPLSRCRWRTAGYPAGTIAKRVQRYAGTDRQVRGKLLDVLRDSSSPVTRAQLDVAWLTDTAQRDRALDSLLVDGLVEQTLDGLFALAGEGD; encoded by the coding sequence ATGAGCATCGACCCGGAAGTACTCATAGATTGGTATGAATCTGCCCAGCGTGACCTGCCGTGGCGCCGGCCCGGCGTTTCCGCCTGGCAGATCCTCGTCAGCGAATTCATGCTGCAACAGACTCCGGTATCCCGGGTCGAGCCGATCTGGCTGGCCTGGATCGAGCGGTGGCCCACCCCGTCGGCCACCGCTGCCGCCGGCTCCGCCGAGGTGCTGCGCGCCTGGGGCAAGCTGGGTTACCCGCGGCGAGCCAAACGCCTACACGAGTGTGCTGTGACGATCGCAGGCGAATACGGCGACGAAGTACCCACCGACGTGGAGACGCTGCTGACCCTGCCCGGCATCGGCGCCTACACCGCACGCGCCGTGGCGTGCTTCGCGTATTCGGCGAGCGTTCCGGTGGTCGACACCAACGTGCGCCGCGTGGTCACCAGGGTGTTGCACGGCCAGGCGGACGCGCCGGCCCGGGCCCGCGACCTGGACGACGTGGCCGCACTGCTGCCGGCCGATGCGACGGCGCCGATCTTCTCGGCCGCCCTGATGGAGTTGGGCGCAACCGTGTGCACCGCACGTGCGCCCCAGTGCGGCACCTGCCCATTGAGTCGGTGCCGCTGGCGCACCGCGGGTTACCCCGCCGGAACGATCGCCAAGCGGGTGCAGCGTTACGCCGGCACCGACCGCCAGGTCCGCGGCAAGCTGCTGGATGTCTTGCGCGACAGCAGTTCTCCGGTCACCCGCGCCCAACTGGACGTGGCCTGGCTGACCGACACCGCCCAGCGTGACCGGGCACTGGACTCACTGCTGGTGGACGGACTGGTGGAGCAGACCCTCGACGGACTCTTCGCGCTGGCGGGCGAAGGCGACTGA